A genomic window from Lotus japonicus ecotype B-129 chromosome 1, LjGifu_v1.2 includes:
- the LOC130734549 gene encoding succinate dehydrogenase subunit 7B, mitochondrial-like, translated as MAFLLNKTTIASHFRSQSQKTGDFTSLPRRQFHIEPGTREKALLAEDAALKPFKSYKKSVKQLRRIGDVLTIVVVAGCCYEIYVKAVVKESQKQ; from the exons ATGGCATTCTTGTTGAACAAAACCACCATTGCTTCCCATTTTCGATCTCAATCCCAG AAAACTGGAGATTTCACATCCCTTCCGCGCCGTCAATTCCACATCGAACCAGGGACGCGTGAAAAAGCT CTTTTGGCTGAAGATGCAGCTCTGAAGCCATTCAAATCATATAAGAAGAGTGTCAAGCAGCTCAGAAGAATTGGGGATGTTCTAAccattgttgttgttgcag GTTGCTGTTACGAAATATATGTCAAGGCAGTTGTGAAAGAATCTCAGAAACAGTAA